The nucleotide window GATGCCAACCCGGAGCTGGCCGCCAAGGCCGCCCAGGCGTTGGAAAAGGCCAAGGACCTGGCGGTGGAGGCCGGGCAGAAAGCCGCGCCCTTGATCAAGGAAGCCAGTGACAAGGCCGCAGGCTACGCGCAAGAGAAAACGCCGTTGCTCAAGGCCCAGGCCCTGAAGGCGATTGACGATGCCAAGCAGCGTCGTGCCCAGCTGCAAGAGCAGGCCAAACGCGACAAGGCGGCGCGCGCGGAAATGATCCGCACCATGTATGACATCACCCTGACCCCGGAAGACGTCAATTTCGTCGAGGAGCCGTTCAACCATTTTGAGCGGCAGTTGATGTTTTTCGTGCGTAACGGCGAGGTGCTGGAAAGCGAAAAGCGCAACCAGACGCACCTGGACGCCTACCACTCGCACCGCTCCACCGGTGGCCACATGTGGCAGGGCACGGGTCATACCGGTAGCAGCTCATCGACCATGCAGGTCACTGCGCACAATGTTCAGGAGCACGAGTTCTGGGTGCGCCTGGAGAATGGCACCGAGGCGTGTTTCCAGCTGAACAACAATGGTGTGCGCCTGCGCCCTGGGCAGTATGTGAGCATGGCGTTTGTGCGCAACGCCAATCAGGACATGGGGCAGATGGTGGCGCTGTACAACCATAACGCCGGGCAGAACTTCGTGACCCTCTCGCCGAGGCAGATCAACCAGCAGTTCCAGCTTTACTTGAAAGAGCCCGGCATTTTCAACGCCAACGAAGTGAACGGTACGCGCGACAGGCTGCTGCAGGCGCTGGACAAGCGTCTGGGCGAACTGGCCAGGTACATGGCGTTGCACGGTGACAGGCGTGCCGGCCAGTTGATAGAAGGGCACGCGGAATAAACGAAAAAGCCCCGGGAGATCTCCCAGGGCTTTTTTGATATGGCGCACTCGGCGGGATTCGAACCCACGACCCCTGCCTTCGGAGGGCAGTACTCTATCCAGCTGAGCTACGAGTGCAACGCGCACGCATGATACCCATCTGTGTCGTTGACGTCCATCGCCTTGATCTGTGGCCTTTTTCCTCTTTTTGCGCAGGCGGCTTTTGCGGGCCACCGGCCTGCGCAAATTTATCTATCCATATGCGATATCAATATTTCCCACACCCTTCTTATGCCCTCTATCCTCTGGTCACAACTTGTTATAACAAGTCATCGATCAGCGAAGAGATCCCATGGCCGAACTGCTCCCCCTGTCCCCGGTACCGCTCTATACCCAGCTCAAGGAACTGCTGCGCGAGCGCATCCTCGACGGCACTTATCCACCGCATAGCCGCATGCCCTCGGAAAGCGAACTGGGCAAGGCCTTCGATGTCAGCCGCATCACCGTGCGCCAAGCGCTGGGCGACCTGCAGAAGGAAGGGCTGATCTTCAAGATCCACGGCAAAGGCACGTTCGTCGCCAAGCCCAAGGCGTTCCAGAACGTCAGTACCTTGCAGGGCCTGGGCGAGTCGATGACGCAGATGGGCTACGAAGTGATCAACCGCCTGCGCAGCTTCCGCCATGTGCCGGCCAACGCATTGGTTGCCGCCCGGCTGCAGGTCGAGGAGGGTAGCCTGGTCACCGAGATCCGCCGGGTGCGCCTGATCAACCGCGAGCCGGTATCACTGGAGCTTACCTGGCTGCCCAAGGCTGTCGGCGAAAAACTGGAGAAGGCCGACCTGGTCACCCGCGACATCTTCCTGCTGCTGGAAAACGACTGCGCCATCGCTCTTGGCCACGCCGACCTGGCCATCGATGCGGTACTGGCCGACAGCGACCTGACCCAGGCCCTGGATGTTGAAGAAGGCTCGCCGATCATGCGCATCGAGCGCCTGACCCATGCTGCCGACGGCACGCCGCTGGACTTCGAACACCTTTACTACCGCGGCGATGCCTTCCAGTACCGCCTGCGCATTGATCGCCAGAAAGGGGGCAAGGCATGAGCATCCATACCCAGGACTACGACATCATCATCATCGGTGGGGGCACGGCCGGGCCGATGGCGGCGATCAAGGCCAAGGAGCAGGACAAAAGCCTGCGCGTGCTGCTGCTGGACAAGGCCAACGTCAAGCGCAGCGGTGCCATCAGTATGGGCATGGACGGCTTGAACAACGCCATCATCCCCGGCCACGCCACCCCCGAGCAGTACACCAAGGAAATCACCGTGGCCAATGACGGCATCGTCAACCAGGCCACCGTGCATGCCTACGCAACCCACAGCTTTGAAACCATCGAGCAACTCGACCGCTGGGGCGTGAAGTTCGAGAAGGACGAAACCGGCGACTACGCGGTGAAGAAAGTTCACCACATGGGCGCCTACGTGCTGCCCATGCCCGAAGGCCACGACATCAAGAAGGTGTTGTACCGCCAGCTCAAGCGTGCCCGGGTAGAGATCAGCAACCGCATGGTCTGCACCCGTGTGCTGCTTGATGGCGAAGGCGCCGCGGCGGGTGTGCTGGGCTTCGATTGCCGCAGCGGCGAGTTTCGGGTGGTGCGGGCCAAGGCGGTAATCCTTGCCTGCGGCGCAGCCGGGCGCCTGGGCCTGCCGTCGTCAGGCTATTTGATGGGCACCTACGAGAACCCGACCAACGCCGGTGACGGCTACGCCATGGCCTACCATGCGGGCGCCGAGCTGGCCAACCTCGAGTGCTTCCAGATCAACCCGCTGATCAAGGACTACAACGGCCCGGCCTGTGCCTACGTCACCGGCCCGCTGGGTGGATACACCGCCAACAGCAAGGGCGAGCGCTTCATCGAGTGCGACTACTGGAGCGGCCAGATGATGTGGGAGTTCCACCAGGAGCTCGAAGGCGGCAATGGCCCGGTGTTCCTCAAACTGGACCACTTGGCCGAAGAGACCATCCAGAACATCGAAGAGATCCTGCACAGCAACGAGCGCCCCAGCCGTGGCCAGTTTCACGCCGGGCGTGGCACCGACTACCGCCAGCACATGGTCGAGATGCATATCTCCGAGATCGGTTTCTGCTCCGGGCATTCGGCGTCGGGGGTGTGGGTCAATGAAAAGGCCGAGACCAGCGTCAAAGGGCTTTATGCCGCTGGCGACATGGCTGCGGTCCCGCACAACTACATGCTCGGCGCCTTTACCTATGGCTGGTTTGCCGGTGTGAACGCCGCGCATTACGTGGCCGGGCGCGAACTCGCCGAGGTCGATGCCGAGCAAGTCGAGCGCGAGCGCGCGCGGGTGTTTGCCCCGCTGCAGCGTGAGCATGGCCTGCCGCCAGCCCAGGTCGAGTACAAGCTCAGGCGCATGGTCAACGACTACCTGCAGCCGCCGAAGGTGACCAAGAAGATGCAAATCGGCCTGGCGCGCTTTGCCGAGATCGAGCGTGATCTGGAGCAGATGAAGGCCAGCAACCCTCATGAACTGATGCGTGCGATGGAAGTGTCGGTGATTCGCGATTGCGCCGAGATGGCGGCGCGGGCCTCGTTGTTCCGCGAGGAAAGCCGCTGGGGCCTGTACCACCACCGGGTGGACTTCCCTGAGCGCAACGATAGCGAGTGGTTCTGCCATTGCCACCTGAAAAAGGGCGAGCACGGTGAAATGACCAGTTTCAGGAAGGCCGTCGAACCCTACCTGATCGCCCTGGATGCCGATGAACAGACCGCCTATGACCGGTTGCGAGTGAAGGCTGATGCAGCCTGAATGGGGCTGCTTTGCAGCCCAATCGCCGGCAAGCCAGCTCCCACAGGTACTGCATCGGCGGTGAAGTCTGCACCCTCCTGTGGGAGCTGGCTTGCCGGCGATGAGGCCATCAGCCTCTGCAAAAAACAGAACGAGGGCCACAGGCCCCAAGGACTCCGTGAAATGGCCTACCAGCCGCAAGAAATCTTCTTCCGCAGCAGCGCCCCGGTCACCATCGACGAAGACAAATGCATCGCCGAAAAAGGCTGCACCGTGTGTGTCGAGGTCTGCCCCATGGACCTGCTGGCGATCAACCCGGCCACGCAGAAGGCCTACATGGCTTTCGACGAATGCTGGTACTGCATGCCCTGCGAGAAGGACTGCCCCACCGGTGCGGTGAAGGTCGACATCCCGTACCTGCTGCGCTGATTCATCCTGCCATCCGGCGAACCACCGGACGCCCTCCTGCTGTGCCCCTCGTTTCCCACCACCCAAGCCGGGCGGCGGAGACGACCCCAACTCTTATAACGATTCGAGGGGAAACACCCATGCGCCTTGTTGCAACCGTGGCCGGCCTCGCGCTGGCGCTCACTGGCCTGAGCGCCAGTGCCGAAAACATCCGCATCGCCATCGGCACCCAGGACACCACCATCAACTGCGCCACCGGTGGCCTGCTGATCCGTGAGCTGGGCCTGCTGGACAAGTACCTGCCGCACGACGGCAAGTACAAGGACGCTACCTACCAGGTCGAGTGGAAGAACTTCACCAGCGGTGCGCCGCTGACCAACGAAATGGTCGCCGGCAAGCTCGACTTCGGCGCCATGGCCGACTTCCCGGGGTCGTTCAACGGCGTTGCCCATCTGGATGCCGGCAAGCGCAGCCTGTTCATCAGTGTGCTGTCGGGCAGCGTGCATGGCAGTGGCAACGGCATCGTCGTGCCCGCCGCCTCCAGCGTGCAGTCGCTGGCGGAGCTCAAGGGCAAGACCATTTCCGTGCCGTTCGCCTCCACTGCCCACGGCATGCTGTTGCGCGCCGTCGCCGCTCAGGGCTGGGACCCGCAGAAAGATGTGCGAATCATCGCCCAGGCGCCGGAAATCGCCGGCTCCGCCCTGCGCAGCAACCGCATCGAAGCCCACGCCGACTTCGTGCCGTTCGCCGAGTTGTTCCCTAACCGCGGCTTCGCCCGCAAGATCTACGATGGCGCCCAGGCCAACGCACCGACCTTCCATGGTGCCCTGGTCGATGCCGACTACGCGAAGAAGTACCCGGAAGTGGTCACCGCCTACTTGCGCGCCAGCCTTGAAGCCGACCGCCTGATCGCTGCGCAGCCTGAGAAGTACAGCGAGTTGATCGAGAAGGTCACGGGTATCGAAGCCGAGGTCAATTACCTGTTCCACGGCCCGCTCGGCCTGCAGACCCGCGACCTGACGTGGAAGCCTGAATACCGCCAGGCAGTGGCTACATCCATCGATACGCTCAAGCTGCTGAAAAAGACCGACCGTGGCCTGGACACCGACAGGTTCATCGACGACCAGTACATCCGTGCCGCCTTCAAAGAGGCTGGCCTGGACTACGACAAGGCGCTGAAAGACTACGACGCGCAGCCACTCAAGGCCAATGACGCGCTGACCGGCAAACCGATCACCGACTTCAGCCGCCTGGCGCAGATCTGGGTGCGCGGTGAAGACAAGGTCCGCCACTACGCTTCGCCGGAGGCCGCCCTTGGTGCCTTGGCCCAGCTGGAGCAGGAGGGCAAGGACATCCGCGCCATCTACGCCCAGGCCGCCGACAGCGGCATCAAGTTGCTGGCAAACCAGGCCTGGTTCGTGCGCAACGGTAAAGGCGAACTGGCGGCGTTCCTGCTCAAGGACCAGGCCGAGCAGTATGCCAAGGCCCATGGTGGCGAGGCGCTGGACTTCGTCAGCGCCAACCAGAAGCTGGTCGCCCAGCGCTGACCGGGAGGCACCGACATGACCCGCAACCTCAAGCGCTGGCCGCTGCGCCTGGCGTCGCTGCTGGCCTGCCTGCTGTTCTGGCAGGTGGCGGCAAACGTGAAACTGGACCTTGGTTTGCTGACGTTCACCTATGTCCCCACACCCAGGGCGGTGCTGGACGCTGCCTGGCAGTTGCTGACCTCCAGCACCCTGCTGGCGCACCTGGGCAGCAGCCTGTCGCGGGTATTTGCCGGTTATGCCACTGCGGCACTGGTTGGCGTGGCCCTGGGGTTGCTGATCGGCCGCTTGAAATGGGCTGAAGATACCCTGCTGCCGCCGCTGGAGGTGCTGCGGCCGATTCCGGCGGTGGCGTGGATCCCGCTGGCAATCCTGATGTTCCCGTCGTCGGAACTGTCGATGGTGTTCATCACCTTCACCGGTGCGTTGTTCCCCATCCTGCTCAACACCGTGCATGGCGTCGAGGCCGTCGACCCGCGCCTGGTGGCATCGGCGCGCAGCCTCGGTGCCGGGCGCTGGGCGATCCTGCGCGAAGTGGTGTTGCCTGGGGCGTTGCCGAGCATCGTCACGGGCCTTGCCATCGGCATGGGTACGTCATGGTTCTGCCTGGTCACTGCCGAGATGATTTCCGGGCAGTTCGGCATCGGCTACTACACCTGGGAGTCCTACACCTTGCAAAACTACCCGGACATCATTGTCGGCATGCTGCTGATCGGCGTGCTGGGCATGGGCAGCAGCGCCCTGGTCAAGCGCCTGGGGGCGTTGGCCACGCCGTGGTACCGCACGCGGAGGGCCAGTTGATGAACAGTTATCAACAGGCGCAGGGGCGTATCGATGGTCGTGGCCTGTCGATTCGCCTGGGGCAGGGCAGCGAAGCGTTCGAGGCGGTGCAGCGGCTGGACTTTGCCGTGGAGCCGGGCGAATTCGTTTGCATCCTCGGCCCCTCCGGTTGTGGCAAGTCGACGTTGCTCGGCGCCCTGGCCGGCCACCTGGTGCCCAGCAGCGGCCAGCTGAACGTGGACAGCCAGCCCGTTGCCGGGCCGTCACCGCAGCGTGGCATGGTGTTCCAGCACCACACCTTGCTGCCCTGGCGTAGCGTGCTCGACAACGTGGCCTTCGGCCTGAAGATGCAGGGCCTGGGCCGCGCCGAACGTCACCGGCAGGCTCGCGAAATGCTGCAACTGGTGGGGCTGGCCGACTTTGCCGGGCGCTGGCCCAACCAGCTGTCCGGCGGTATGCAGCAGCGGGCCGAAATTGCCAGGGTGCTGATCAACCGCCCACGGCTCTTGCTGATGGACGAACCTTTCGGCGCACTGGACGCGCAAACCCGTGCTCGGATGCAGGAGCTGTTGCTGGATATCTGGGCCAGCATCCGAACCACCGTAGTCTTCGTCACCCACGATATCGACGAAGCGCTGTTCCTCGCCGATCGCATCCTGGTGATGAGCCCGCGCCCCGGTCGCTTCATCGAAGACCTGCGCCTGGACTTTGCGCGCCCGCGCCGCGCCAGCCTGCTGACCAGCCCTGAATTCACTCACCTCAAGCGTCACTGCCTGGCGTTGCTGCGCCACGAGGAAGGCCGCGAACTGCCGCGCCTGACCCCGCTGGGCCTGCCGGACACTGACCACCCACCGCTACGGATCGCGCTATGACTGACCGAACGACCGCCAACCCCGAAATTGTTGCCCTGTTGCCCCGTCTTGATGCCACAGACGCTGGCGTGCGCCGAATCGCCCTGATCGAGCTGGCCGACCTGGAAGACCCGGATGGCTTGCCTTGGCTCACCGATGCCCTGCTGGTGGACGCCGCCGACGAGGTGCGTGCCGAGGCCGCGCGCCTGCTTGAGGCCTGGGAAGAACCCGAAGTTGTGCAAGCCCTGTGCGCTGCGCTGGCCGATGCCGCCGAGCCTGTACGCCTGGCAGCCGCACAGAGCCTCAGCGAACTCAAGAGCCTTGAGGCCGGCCAGCTGATCCTGCCATGGGTCAAACACGCCGATGCCTTCGTCCGCGCCAGTGCCCTGCGAGCCTTGCGCGAGCTGCGCCTGGAGGATGCCGCCGACCCTGCGCTGCTGGCGCTGGCCGATGACGACGCCGCCGTGCGGCGTGAGGCAGTGGGCATTCTTGGCTGGCTCAAGCACCAGCCGGCGTTGCTGGCGCTGGCAGCGCTCGCCGAGGCCGAGCCGGACACCGAGGTGCGCCGCGCGGCCATCGGCGCGCTGGGCCTTGCCCGCGACAACTCGGTGTTGCCTGCGTTGGTGGCGGCATTGACTGACCAGGCCTGGCAAGTGCGCGAGGAAGCCGCCACCACGTTAGGCAAAGTCGGTCAGGGCCAAGCAGGCCCGGCGTTGGTGGATGCCCTTGCCGATGACTTCTGGCAGGTACGCCTGCGGGCAGCGCGCTCCCTGGGTCGGCTGCGCTACGCCGCTGCACTGGACGCGCTTGGCGGCTTGCTTGGCCATGGCATCGCCAACCTGCGCAAGGAGGCGGCGCTGGCGCTGGGCGAGCTGGGCCAGGCGCGTGCCTTGCCGGTGCTGCAGGCCGCCGAGGCCGACAGCGACCCCGAGGTGCGCAAGGCGGTGCGGATTGCCCTGGCGCAACTGCGCGGGGCTGCCCGATGAACGCCCCGCAAGCCATTCGCAACCTGCGCGGGCCAGGGCAGTTGGTACTGCAATGGGAAGACTGCGAGCACAGCCTCAGCCATACCCGGTTGCGTGGTGCCTGCCCTTGCTCACAATGCCGTGCGGCGCGGCTGTCGGGTGCGATCAGCCTGGTGCGCGACGATGTGCGCGTGGTGCAAATCGAGTCACAAGGGTATGGGGTGCAGCTGGTGTTCAGCGATGGGCATGAGCGCGGGATCTACCCCTGGGCTTACTTGCGTGACCTGGTCAGCACTGAAATTGTCGCCGGTCATTCACAATGCAATCAGCTCCGGCCTTAGCCCTTCGACCCGTCGCACCGGCGGTGGCAGGTAGCCGCCATCCCCCGTGATCTGGTGCAGCACCTTCTCGCGCAGCCCATGCAGTGCAACACCGGTGCGCAATCGTGGATGCGGCAGGTCTATCTCGACCACCGATTTGATCCTGCCCGGACGTGGCTCCAGCACCACAACCCGATCAGCCAGGTACGTCGCCTCCTCGGCATCGTGGGTCACCAGCAAGGTTGTGATACCTGCCCGTTCGCGAATGGCCAGCAGCTCGTCCTGCAGTTGCTGGCGGGTCAGGGCATCCAGGGCGCCGAACGGCTCGTCTAGCAGCAGGATACGCGGGCTGGCTACAAGGCCACGGGCAATGGCCACGCGCTGCGCCATGCCGCCCGACAGCTGGTGCGGATAAGCCGACTCGAAGCCGACCAGCCCCACCAGTTGCACGAATTCATGCACACGCCGGGCACGTTCACCCTGGGTCAGCGACTCGTTGACCAGCCCCAGGGCAATGTTCTGTTCCACGTTCAACCACGGAAACAGCCGGTGCTCCTGGAACACGATGCCGCGTTCGCCATCAATGCCGCTGACGGCGCGGCCATCGACGCGGATGCTGCCGCTGTATTCGGTATCCAGCCCCACCAACAGGCGTAGCAGGGTGGACTTGCCGCAACCGGAAGCCCCGACGATGGCAATGAACTCGCCCTCGTTGATCGACAGGTTGAAGTTGCGGATAGCCTCCAGCGGCTGGCCGTCCACGCTGAACACCTTGCCGACCCCCTCGAAGCTGACCAGCGGCGGGGTGGTGTCGGGCTGGTTGGCCGCCTGCAGGTGCGAGGTGTTGAATGCGTTCATGCGGTTCTCCAGCGCGTGGCGCGCGATTCGAGGCGTTGTCCAAGGGTGCCGAGCAGGGCGCCGACCAGGCCGATCAGGACCATGGCGGCCATCACCTGGTCCATGCGGAACAGTTGCTGGGCGCCGATCATCAGGCTGGCGATGCCGCCGTCCGACGGCATGAAGTATTCGGCGCCGATGGTGCCCAGCCAGGCGTAGATCAGCGACAGGCGCAGGCCGGCGAAAATCGCCGGGGCCGCGCCGGGCAGTACCAGCAGGCGCAGGCGTTGCCACAGGTTCAGGCGCAGGGTGCGGGCCGCTTCGCCCAGTTGCGGCGAGAGGCTGGCGATACCGCGCTGGGTAGCGATCAGCAGCGGGAAGAATGCGGCCAGGCCAACGAACACAAGCTTGGCCCCTTCACCCAGGCCGAACCACGCAGTGAGCAAAGGCACCCAGGCGAACAGCGCCACTTGGCGCAAGGCCGACAGGCTTGGCCCGAAGACGCGTTCGGCCGCACTGGAAAGCCCCAGCAGCAATCCGGCCAGCAAGCCTGCGGCGCCGCCCAGCAGCAGGCCGCTCAGGGTACGTTCCAGGCTCAGCAACAAGGCCTGCGGCAACGACCCATCGGCCAGGCCGACCAACAGCGTGCGCAGTACCTCAAGTGGCGAGGTGAGGATGTTCGGGTCAACCCAGCCAAAGCTGTTACTGGCCTGCCACAGCGCCAATAGCCCCAGGGGCAGCAACAGGCTTTGCCAGCCGCGGGGCACAGGCCCGCGCTGCTGCTCGCCAGTGGCTGGTTGCGGCCAGTACAGCAGGCGTTTTTCCAGGGCTGAGAAGCTGCGCTCCAGCACGGCGCCGACCAGGCCGATCACCAGAATGCACAGCATCACCAGGTCGAGCATGAACAGTTGGCGGCCCCACACCATCAGGTAACCGATCCCCTCGCTGGAGGCCAGCAACTCGACCGCCAGCAGCGAGGTCCAACCGGTGGCCAGCGCCAGGCGCACGCCGGTGAGGAAGGCCGGCAGGGCGGCCGGCAGTAACAGGCGCAGGAACAGCAGGTGCCGGGGCAGGCGCAGCGCCGCAGCGGCCTCACGCAGTTTTGGCTGGGCATCGCGCACACCCACCAACGTGTGCAAGGTAACCGGCACCACCACGGCTTTTACCAGCACCACCAGCTTGAGCAACTCGCCGATGCCGAAGAACAACATGAACAACGGAATCCAGGCCAGGGTAGGGATCTGGGCCAGCGCTACGAAGGTCGGCAGTACCAGCGTCTGCGCCCGGCGCGAAGCACCGAGCCAAACCCCCAGCAGCAAGCCGCTGGCAATGCCCGCCGCCAGCCCCCAGAACAACCGTTGCAGGCTTATCCACAGGTGCCCCCACAGCTCCCCGGAACCAAACTCCAGCGCGCTCTGCCACACCAGCGCCGGTGCCGGCAGGATCTGCTCGCTCATCCAGTGCTGCCGACTCGCAACAATCCACAGCAGCGCAATCAGCACAGGCAGCAACCAGGGTAGCACCCGCTCCCCAGAGAAGATGCGACCCCTGTAGGAGCGGCCTTGCGCCGCGAATGGGTCGCGTAGCGGCCCCCCCCGATTCCTGCTCAGAACTCCATTCATCGGCCATCTCTCGAAGCGTTGTTAGGTTATTCACTTATGGAATTAAAAAAACAATTAAGTGAATTTCAAGAGATAAGAGCATGCGTTCCCTGCATACGGAAGCCCCTCGCCGTTGCGTTTTCCTCATATTTTCCATGCGTTTTCCGCAAGCTCCCCGCAGGCCCGCATGCCGCTTGGTTTATGTCTTTCAGTTACTAAAAAATGAAGTTTTGATCTTTGTAGGTTCTAACCAGACCTGCCTAGCTTCTGGCCAAAGCGCCGGCCTTCGCCGGTGGCAGCCTGCCAAGGAGCCTTGCCATGAAAACCCCATTGCGCCACCTGATCACCGCCCTTGGGCTGGCCTTCAGCCTCGGTGCCCACGCGGCTGAACCCGCCAAGCCAGACAGCATTCGCATCGCCGTGCCGGACCTTAGCGCCGGCAGCAAGCCCAGCGCCGGTGGCGTGGTCGATGTGCTGCGTGACCAGCAGCTGCTGGAGAAGGAATTTGCCAAGGACGGCATCCGCATCGACTGGCATTTTTTCAAAGGCGCCGGGCCCGTGGTGAACGAGGCACTGGCCAACGGCCAAGCCGACTTCGCCTACCTGGGCGACCTGGCCGCGATCGTCGGCAAGGCCAATGGCCTGGACACCCGCGTGCTGTCGGCAGGCGTGCGTGGGGTCAAAAGCTACCTGGGCGTGGTGCCCGGCTCTGGCATCAAGACCCTGCATGACCTCAAGGGCAAGCGCGTGGCGGTGTTCCGCGGCACGGCCAACCAGCTGTCGTTCGCCAGCGCTCTGGCAAGCCAAGGGCTGACCGAGCGCGAGCTGAAGGTCATCAACCTGGACTTCAACGCCGCCAATGCCGCACTGGCCGCCAAGCAGATTGACGCCACCTGGGGGCTGTCCAACCTGCTGTCGCTACGTGAGCGCGGGCTGGTCGAACTGCCGGTCAACTCGCGGGATCTCGAAGGCGCCGGCAGCACCCAGGCGGTGCTACTGGGCACCGGCGATTTCATTCGCAAGTACCCCGAGCTGGTCCAGCGCCTGGTCAACGCTCAGGAGCAGGCCAGTACCTGGCTGCGGGATGAACACAACCGCGCGGCCTACATCGACCTGGTGGCCAGCAACGCCAACTGGCCGCGCAGCATCCTCAGCGATGACCTGGCCAAGGAAGACCTCGCCCACTACTTCGACCCACGCCTGGACGCTGGCTTCGTCGGCCAGCTGCAGCAGGGCGTAGACCTGGCGGCCAAGGAACGCCTGATCCGCCGCGGCTTCCAGGTAGCCGACTGGATCGAACCGCGCTTCCTCGATGCTGCGCTGAAACAGGAACAGGCCGTGCAGGCCGCCCGATAAACCTTCAAAAACCCGACAATGACCGCAAGGACCACGACCATGAGCAATGCCGCCCTGGCCACCGCGCCACAGCCTCTCGAACTCGACATTCACCCGGTTGCCGGCCGTATCGGCGCCGAAATCCGCGGTGTGCAACTGTCCGCCGACCTCGATGCAGCCACCATCGAGGCTATCCAGGCTGCACTGGTACAGCACAAGGTGATCTTCTTCCGCGACCAGACCCACCTGGATGACCAGAGCCAGGAAGGCTTTGCCAAACTGCTCGGCGAGCCGGTCGCCCACCCCACCGTACCGGTGGTGGATGGCACCAGCTACCTGCTGCAACTTGATGGCGCCGAAGGCCAGCGGGCCAACTCCTGGCACACCGACGTGACCTTCGTCGACGCCTACCCCAAGGCTTCGATACTGCGCAGCGTGGTAGCGCCGGCTTCGGGTGGCGACACCGTCTGGGCCAACACCGCCGCGGCTTATCAGGAACTGCCCGAGCCGCTGCGCGAGCTGGCCGACAAGCTGTGGGCGGTGCACAGCAACGAATACGACTACGCCAGCATCAAGCCGGATGTCGACCCGGCCAAGCTGGAGCGTTATCGCAAGGTGTTCACATCGACCGTTTACGAGACCGAGCACCCGGTAGTGCGTGTGCACCCGATCAGTGGTGAGCGGGCGCTGCAACTGGGGCATTTCGTGAAGCGCATCAAGGGGTATTCGCTGGCGGATTCGCAGCACCTGTTCGCTGTGCTGCAAGGGCATGTGACGCGCCTG belongs to Pseudomonas putida NBRC 14164 and includes:
- a CDS encoding ABC transporter ATP-binding protein; protein product: MNAFNTSHLQAANQPDTTPPLVSFEGVGKVFSVDGQPLEAIRNFNLSINEGEFIAIVGASGCGKSTLLRLLVGLDTEYSGSIRVDGRAVSGIDGERGIVFQEHRLFPWLNVEQNIALGLVNESLTQGERARRVHEFVQLVGLVGFESAYPHQLSGGMAQRVAIARGLVASPRILLLDEPFGALDALTRQQLQDELLAIRERAGITTLLVTHDAEEATYLADRVVVLEPRPGRIKSVVEIDLPHPRLRTGVALHGLREKVLHQITGDGGYLPPPVRRVEGLRPELIAL
- a CDS encoding ABC transporter permease; this encodes MNGVLSRNRGGPLRDPFAAQGRSYRGRIFSGERVLPWLLPVLIALLWIVASRQHWMSEQILPAPALVWQSALEFGSGELWGHLWISLQRLFWGLAAGIASGLLLGVWLGASRRAQTLVLPTFVALAQIPTLAWIPLFMLFFGIGELLKLVVLVKAVVVPVTLHTLVGVRDAQPKLREAAAALRLPRHLLFLRLLLPAALPAFLTGVRLALATGWTSLLAVELLASSEGIGYLMVWGRQLFMLDLVMLCILVIGLVGAVLERSFSALEKRLLYWPQPATGEQQRGPVPRGWQSLLLPLGLLALWQASNSFGWVDPNILTSPLEVLRTLLVGLADGSLPQALLLSLERTLSGLLLGGAAGLLAGLLLGLSSAAERVFGPSLSALRQVALFAWVPLLTAWFGLGEGAKLVFVGLAAFFPLLIATQRGIASLSPQLGEAARTLRLNLWQRLRLLVLPGAAPAIFAGLRLSLIYAWLGTIGAEYFMPSDGGIASLMIGAQQLFRMDQVMAAMVLIGLVGALLGTLGQRLESRATRWRTA
- a CDS encoding ABC transporter substrate-binding protein; translation: MKTPLRHLITALGLAFSLGAHAAEPAKPDSIRIAVPDLSAGSKPSAGGVVDVLRDQQLLEKEFAKDGIRIDWHFFKGAGPVVNEALANGQADFAYLGDLAAIVGKANGLDTRVLSAGVRGVKSYLGVVPGSGIKTLHDLKGKRVAVFRGTANQLSFASALASQGLTERELKVINLDFNAANAALAAKQIDATWGLSNLLSLRERGLVELPVNSRDLEGAGSTQAVLLGTGDFIRKYPELVQRLVNAQEQASTWLRDEHNRAAYIDLVASNANWPRSILSDDLAKEDLAHYFDPRLDAGFVGQLQQGVDLAAKERLIRRGFQVADWIEPRFLDAALKQEQAVQAAR
- a CDS encoding TauD/TfdA dioxygenase family protein, which codes for MSNAALATAPQPLELDIHPVAGRIGAEIRGVQLSADLDAATIEAIQAALVQHKVIFFRDQTHLDDQSQEGFAKLLGEPVAHPTVPVVDGTSYLLQLDGAEGQRANSWHTDVTFVDAYPKASILRSVVAPASGGDTVWANTAAAYQELPEPLRELADKLWAVHSNEYDYASIKPDVDPAKLERYRKVFTSTVYETEHPVVRVHPISGERALQLGHFVKRIKGYSLADSQHLFAVLQGHVTRLENTVRWRWQAGDVAIWDNRATQHYAVDDYGTQPRVVRRVTLAGEVPVGVNGQLSRTTRKG